The following proteins are co-located in the Haloarcula marismortui ATCC 43049 genome:
- the pyrH gene encoding UMP kinase has translation MKVVVSIGGSVLAPDLDADRVADYADAIQSLDAQGHTLGTVVGGGPTARDYIGSARDLGANEIELDQLGIAVTRLNGRLLIAALDDRAAPTPAESYDEGREAIRRGDIPVLGGIVAAQTTDAVAAAFAEYVGADLLVYATSVPGVYNADPNEDDDATRFDELGADELVDVIADIEMDAGSSAPVDLLAAKIIQRSGIRTMVLDGTDPERVVRAVEDGEFDGSEILPEA, from the coding sequence ATGAAAGTCGTCGTCTCCATTGGCGGAAGCGTACTGGCCCCGGACCTCGACGCGGACCGGGTCGCCGACTACGCCGACGCCATTCAGTCACTCGATGCACAGGGACATACACTCGGGACCGTTGTCGGCGGTGGCCCGACAGCACGTGATTACATCGGCAGCGCTCGGGATCTGGGCGCGAACGAGATCGAACTCGACCAGCTCGGCATCGCCGTCACGCGGCTGAACGGCCGGCTGCTCATCGCCGCCCTGGACGACCGCGCGGCACCGACGCCAGCCGAGAGCTACGACGAAGGTCGAGAAGCCATCCGACGCGGCGATATCCCCGTTCTCGGTGGCATCGTCGCCGCACAGACCACCGACGCCGTGGCGGCCGCCTTCGCGGAGTACGTCGGCGCTGACCTGCTCGTGTACGCAACATCGGTTCCCGGCGTCTACAACGCCGACCCGAACGAGGACGACGACGCGACGCGGTTCGACGAACTCGGCGCGGACGAACTCGTCGACGTGATCGCCGACATCGAGATGGACGCCGGCAGCAGCGCACCGGTCGACCTGCTAGCCGCGAAAATCATCCAGCGGTCCGGCATCCGGACGATGGTGCTCGACGGCACTGATCCCGAACGTGTCGTGCGCGCAGTCGAAGACGGCGAGTTCGACGGGTCCGAAATCCTTCCGGAGGCATAG
- a CDS encoding DUF7123 family protein, whose translation MSATATPSGEEEPSKEERLKSFLAEKASDGEMYFKSKFIADEVGLSPKEIGALMVKLKDSASEINVEKWSYTSATTWRIEPA comes from the coding sequence ATGAGCGCTACCGCAACGCCCTCCGGCGAGGAAGAGCCCTCCAAAGAAGAGCGACTGAAGTCGTTCCTCGCAGAGAAGGCCAGTGACGGCGAGATGTATTTCAAGAGCAAGTTCATCGCTGATGAAGTCGGTCTCTCCCCCAAAGAGATCGGTGCCCTGATGGTCAAGCTCAAGGACAGCGCGTCCGAGATTAATGTCGAAAAGTGGTCGTACACGAGCGCGACCACCTGGCGTATTGAGCCGGCGTAG
- a CDS encoding site-2 protease family protein, which yields MSGSAADPPSPDRLAGVFSVSSVRRTDGTVQYLGNPLVPPDAVAEQLRPVFRQRGYDVRLEELGPESATGTTVTSNGETTVVDDPGANDSIAPGGAVNTRPGQYALVAEPVGTDTGGVPWLNIGLLLATIASTLYVGASAWYYIPVAKNPLRVFEAWPFMVAMLGVLGIHELGHYAAARYHGVDVTLPYFIPFPSYLGTMGAVINIRGRIPDRTALFDIGVAGPLAGLVATTIVTVIGLSIDPITVPERVANSDTGVIITFNYPLLFQALEALVNALGLGTEVGPGESVHPIVFAGWAGMFFTFLNLLPVGQLDGGHIVRSIVGRRQETIAAAVPGALFALAGYLYFTRDPPPVGFGVWGLWVFWGLFATGLAYAGPARPTVDTALDRRRALLGLFTFLLGIACFTPVPFEISAV from the coding sequence ATGAGTGGCTCCGCCGCGGACCCGCCGTCGCCTGACCGATTGGCCGGCGTGTTCTCCGTCTCGTCAGTGCGGCGGACGGACGGAACTGTCCAGTATCTCGGCAACCCACTAGTGCCACCGGATGCCGTCGCTGAGCAACTCAGGCCGGTGTTCCGACAGCGGGGCTACGACGTTCGGCTCGAAGAACTTGGTCCCGAATCGGCTACTGGGACTACTGTGACGAGCAACGGTGAGACTACCGTTGTCGACGACCCGGGCGCCAATGACTCGATTGCTCCCGGTGGCGCGGTGAACACGCGGCCGGGCCAGTACGCACTGGTGGCGGAGCCTGTCGGTACGGACACCGGCGGCGTTCCGTGGCTCAACATCGGGCTGTTGCTCGCGACTATCGCGTCGACCCTCTATGTCGGGGCGAGCGCCTGGTACTATATCCCGGTCGCTAAGAACCCACTTCGCGTGTTCGAAGCTTGGCCGTTCATGGTCGCGATGCTCGGTGTGCTCGGTATCCACGAACTGGGTCACTACGCCGCGGCCCGCTACCACGGCGTCGACGTGACGCTCCCGTATTTCATCCCGTTCCCGTCGTATCTCGGCACGATGGGAGCGGTCATCAACATCCGTGGACGCATCCCCGACCGGACGGCGCTGTTCGATATCGGCGTGGCCGGCCCGCTTGCCGGCCTCGTTGCGACAACAATCGTCACGGTCATCGGCCTCTCGATAGACCCGATTACCGTCCCGGAACGCGTGGCAAACAGCGACACCGGCGTCATCATCACGTTCAACTATCCGCTTCTGTTCCAAGCGCTGGAAGCCCTAGTCAACGCGCTGGGGCTCGGAACCGAGGTCGGTCCCGGCGAGTCAGTCCACCCCATCGTGTTCGCCGGCTGGGCCGGGATGTTCTTCACGTTCCTGAATCTGCTTCCGGTGGGGCAACTTGACGGCGGTCACATCGTGCGGTCCATCGTCGGACGTCGTCAGGAAACCATCGCCGCCGCGGTGCCTGGCGCGTTGTTCGCACTCGCCGGCTACCTGTACTTTACCCGCGACCCCCCGCCGGTCGGCTTCGGCGTCTGGGGCCTGTGGGTGTTCTGGGGTCTGTTCGCCACCGGGCTCGCGTACGCCGGTCCGGCCCGCCCGACCGTGGATACGGCGCTGGACCGACGGCGAGCGCTGCTTGGCCTGTTTACATTCCTGCTGGGAATCGCCTGTTTCACGCCGGTTCCGTTCGAGATCAGCGCGGTCTAA
- the thiL gene encoding thiamine-phosphate kinase has protein sequence MDERAALADLADRLPDAGDDCAVVDGQVITTDMLHERTDFPAGTSRYTAGWRAVAASLSDVAAMGAEATAAVAAYGAPSFDADELAAFVDGAQDVCHAVGAEYVGGDLDSHDEFTVASTAIGSAAEPVRRSGASPGDAVCVTGTLGRSAAALKLFDRGDTDRANELFQFEPRVRAGVALRPHATAMMDSSDGLARSLHQLAEASGCGFAIEAPLPIDPQVDTFAETEQERRDLGVFFGEDFELVCTLPESDVLGAREATPCPLHRIGTVTEDGVTLNGEPLPDQGYSH, from the coding sequence GGCAAGTCATCACGACCGATATGCTCCACGAGCGGACGGACTTCCCGGCGGGGACGAGCCGCTACACGGCGGGCTGGCGGGCCGTCGCCGCCTCGCTGTCGGACGTTGCGGCGATGGGGGCCGAGGCAACGGCGGCGGTGGCCGCGTACGGCGCGCCGTCGTTCGACGCGGACGAACTCGCGGCGTTCGTCGACGGCGCACAGGACGTGTGTCACGCGGTCGGCGCGGAGTACGTCGGCGGCGACCTGGATAGCCACGACGAGTTCACCGTCGCGTCGACGGCCATCGGCTCCGCAGCTGAGCCGGTTCGTCGCTCGGGCGCTTCGCCCGGCGACGCGGTCTGTGTCACCGGAACGCTCGGCCGGTCAGCCGCCGCCCTCAAACTGTTCGACCGTGGCGACACCGACCGGGCGAACGAGCTATTCCAGTTCGAGCCTCGCGTCCGTGCGGGCGTCGCGCTCCGACCGCACGCGACAGCGATGATGGATTCGAGCGACGGGCTGGCCCGCTCGCTGCACCAGCTGGCCGAGGCCAGCGGCTGTGGCTTCGCTATCGAAGCGCCACTGCCGATAGACCCGCAGGTCGACACGTTCGCAGAGACGGAGCAGGAGCGCAGAGATCTGGGTGTGTTCTTCGGTGAGGACTTCGAGCTGGTGTGTACGCTGCCTGAATCCGACGTGCTCGGAGCCAGAGAGGCCACGCCGTGCCCGCTCCACCGGATCGGAACGGTCACCGAGGACGGCGTGACGCTCAATGGCGAGCCGCTTCCGGACCAAGGGTACTCACACTGA